The segment CATGAATAGAAATGCATTCGTCGATGGACCGACTAAGGCCGTCGTTGATTATGGGGTGAATGTCGGCATAAAGGCACTGTGCGATTGCCATTCCACAGATCCATCATTACAGCCAGGAGAAAATAGCGTTTTCTGTTCATTCAGACCACAGAAGGAAAGCTATTTTCTGGCAAAGCATATAGCTGACAGGACAAACTCAAAACTCCTGCCGATATCCAGGGCGGGTTCAGTGTTGAATGGTGCCGTTGAGGATGAGGCAAATCTTAGGGGAATACCATCAGTTACTTGTGAAGCATTGGAAGTTAACGGAAAAATATCCGACAAGTCCGTCTTAACTTCATATAATCAGGTAATGTCTTTTTTAGATTATTTTGATATTATAAAAAGATAATGTTAAATTAGGAGAATAATATTTAGTAGGTGAATCGTCATGTCAAATTATAGAACTCATGCCATTGCAGGAATAGTCATGGCTCTTCCATTTGTTCCGGATATATTTTATCTTTTCTTTGCGTTAATTGGTGCTTCAATATGTGACTTGGATCATGATAATAATAGACATAAGGTTAACTCCATGATGATTACCGGAGTAGTATTATCTGTAATATTATTCTTCTTCAATTCCAGCAGTATATCTGCATTGATTTTGGTTATATTGTCAATGATATTCTATATATCTAAACATAGGGGATTTACCCATACATTATTGGGGATTATTCTGTTACCCGCATTGTTCTTGTTTATGATTATGGGTTTTATTTCATTTTTCAACAGGATATTCTTAATTCTGAATATTCCCATACCGCACATGTTGGTGTTGTTTGTAACCATGGCCATTGCAGGATTCTTTGTAATCAGTCGTAAATATTATATATTGTATTTTATTGTTCTTGGATTGTATTTGTATGTGATTCCATTAGATTATTCAACAATCAACTGGACTATGGCACTTGTAATGTTATTTGTTGGTGCTATGAGCCATATTATCCTGGACTTATTAACGCCTGCAGGTTTAAATTTGTTTGAACCATTTTCTTCTGTTGAATGTCATAAAAAATGGGCTTTGGGTTTTGTTGTTATATGGATAATAATGGCATTATTTGTTAGTTTGCATCACGGCCTCTTTTTTACCCACCCCTAATTTTTTTACGTTTGCCTAA is part of the Methanosphaera sp. BMS genome and harbors:
- a CDS encoding succinylglutamate desuccinylase/aspartoacylase family protein, producing MEFKITVIDSATASRVLGNDTLNRYLVNKGFFRANDFKSLIELTVEGSVVLTTENRGDDYLLLAGVHGNELASQAALTRLLYELYSDRYSLNHTLHIIPFLIPVSTSKNTRNYNGLDMNRNAFVDGPTKAVVDYGVNVGIKALCDCHSTDPSLQPGENSVFCSFRPQKESYFLAKHIADRTNSKLLPISRAGSVLNGAVEDEANLRGIPSVTCEALEVNGKISDKSVLTSYNQVMSFLDYFDIIKR
- a CDS encoding metal-dependent hydrolase, coding for MSNYRTHAIAGIVMALPFVPDIFYLFFALIGASICDLDHDNNRHKVNSMMITGVVLSVILFFFNSSSISALILVILSMIFYISKHRGFTHTLLGIILLPALFLFMIMGFISFFNRIFLILNIPIPHMLVLFVTMAIAGFFVISRKYYILYFIVLGLYLYVIPLDYSTINWTMALVMLFVGAMSHIILDLLTPAGLNLFEPFSSVECHKKWALGFVVIWIIMALFVSLHHGLFFTHP